The Dethiosulfovibrio peptidovorans DSM 11002 nucleotide sequence AGAGGCCCTTTACGACGATCTGCTCTGTATGACTGCCAGAGGGAAACCGGTTCGACCGAAAACCCTTGGTCAGAGAGCCTATATAAAAGCGATCAGGGAGAACGACGTCGTCTTTGGTATAGGTCCGGCCGGCACGGGAAAGACTTATCTGGCGGTCTGCGAGGCCGTGAATATGTTGAAGTCCGGCGCTATCAGCAGGATCGTGCTGGTCCGTCCAGCGGTAGAGGCGGGTGAGAGTTTAGGCTTTCTTCCAGGGGATCTGAAAGAAAAGGTGGAGCCCTATCTAAGGCCTCTTTACGACGCTTTTTTCGACCTCCTGAGTCCGGAACGGTTTATGAGATATATCGACAAGAACGTCATAGAGGTAGCCCCTTTGGCCTATATGAGAGGGCGAACTTTGAATGACAGCTTCATAATATTGGATGAGGCTCAAAACACCTCTCCGGAGCAGATGAAGATGTTTTTGACGAGACTCGGTTTCGGATCCAAGGCGGTCGTAACGGGGGACTTGACCCAGGTTGATCTCCCCTCAGGAAAAAGATCCGGACTTTTTGTCGTTCAGGACATACTCGAAGGTGTCAAAGGGATCGATTTTATCCGCCTGGAAAACGTCGACGTCGTACGCCATGAGATCGTTCAGAGGGTTGTGGCTGCCTATGAAAGACATGAAGAAAGACAAAGAGAAAAACAAGAGACAGGAACCGGTTCGACAGCAGCCAAAAGCTGAGGACCGGTCTCATGAGAGGCTGAAAGCGACTTATCTGTCGCTTTCAGCCCTCCTTGTCGTTGGCTGTCTGCTTTTGGTTTTTAGGTGGGTATCCATAGATATCGATAGATCTTTTGTGAAGGGACTCCCCGCAACCAGAAATTACTTCGCGTTATTCAACATGCGTTATAAAGACGAGAAGGAGACCGAACAGCTCAGGGATTTTGCAAAAGATAGTATCGTAGACGTGTTGGTGAGAAAAACCGGTCATATAAAGGAAGCCCAGGAGAGATTATCTCTGATAGGGGAAGGTCGTCTGGAGGAAGCCGGAGTTCCCCAGGTTTTCATCGAGCTTATTCGGGCCCTCCCGATCGAAAGGCGGGATCTCCTTCTTAAAGTCACCTCTAAAGCCGGTTTGGAGATCTCCGAATCGGATATCTACAGGGATTCGATGCAGGGTGTTTCTGAAGACTATCTATGGCGTGTTCTGGAGAGCAGCGGCTTGGATCCCGG carries:
- a CDS encoding PhoH family protein — encoded protein: MTSKITVEETPGGYSYVFESGAVGSGSKFSGKDDENIHLIEERYPVRIVLRGENITVQGPDRDAVEIVSDFIDQMLSIASKGHAIRAAEIRYGMDMIAKRGAVDLEALYDDLLCMTARGKPVRPKTLGQRAYIKAIRENDVVFGIGPAGTGKTYLAVCEAVNMLKSGAISRIVLVRPAVEAGESLGFLPGDLKEKVEPYLRPLYDAFFDLLSPERFMRYIDKNVIEVAPLAYMRGRTLNDSFIILDEAQNTSPEQMKMFLTRLGFGSKAVVTGDLTQVDLPSGKRSGLFVVQDILEGVKGIDFIRLENVDVVRHEIVQRVVAAYERHEERQREKQETGTGSTAAKS